The genome window AAATTCAAGTGCAAGCACTTATGTTACAGCGTAAGTCCCTCATTAGATAACTACACCACTGCTAGGTTGTTGGAAGCTTCTGGAAGGAATTTGGAAGTTAAGAAGATGACTGATGCATATGCGGTTAGTTACAGTGATGCAGATGTTACCAAACAGCCCTCATATTGTAGTTTCAACTGAGTCCCGTACAAGTATAGATTGATATTTCAGTTAGTTCTTAAGACGGTTAATAAACAATACTTTAACACTAAACAGCCAACTAGTGACAATTATGCAGTAACGGTTGTATAAATAGGTATATAGACTTCATTTTTATGCTTGATTGATTTTGATTAGTGAATTGATTGGCCTAAGTGCTATTTCGAGAACCTTGAGTTCTTTGTAGAGGTGTTATCCACCTGTTCGTTGTTCTAACCACCCCAAGCCATTTTCCTAATGAATTAAATAGAACATATAAATACAAGAATTATGTTAATTCACGTCTTCTAAAACATACAAGAAGTTCTTTAAAATAGCAATAGTCCAACCACAATTTAAGACATTTCAAATCTTATccattcaaattcaaaacacCACTGCAACAAACATGGGAAAGGATTTATAGTCACCTGAAGTATCCAGCAACGGaaataattaaggaaaaatatttactttggatccgtttggattgaacttattgttgctgaaactgaaaactgaaaacactgtagcaaaataatttttaaatgtgtaaatagtatcgtgggacccatttttaatattttttaatgtataaacagtactgctacagtgaTAAATAGTGACAAAATAgtatatgaacagtaaaaatTATCTCTAAACAGTAAAATCTGTCTCTCCTTAAACGCGTGAAAgcgaaaataataaaaaaaataaaagaaaagggaaaaacgTGGACGCAGGATTCAGcaaacgctgaatccaaacccaAGCTTTATAAAGAGAATAACAAGATTCATGAGCACCGTAACCATGCATCATCGTCCTTCTAGACTATTCGTTAGTTCATTATTTGATTCCTGTCTACTAAAAGAAGTTGAGCTGGATTGGTCTCTCCTTATGGAAAAGGCTGGTTGTTTGGGAGTTGGAAGGTTCACAGTTTCACCATCAAGCATCTTGATAATAATTGACATGGTGGGGCGATCACTTGGGTCATGTTATACACATAAGAGACCAATATTTAGGCACTTCACAAACTGATCTGCAATGCAAGTTTCTCGTAGGGTCTCGTCCATTAAATCCAACAGCTGTCATCCGTCCACAATCTCCATGCCTATGACAGTAAACAAACATTGGTATGAAGTAAAAAATTACCAAAGCGTAGGTTATTAGAAAAATTAACACACCTACATAGCCtataatgaaacaaaatatGAAGAGAATGAAGATGGTTATGAAAATTCAACACACTTACATAACTTAGAAGGCTCATTGCTTCTTTTGACTGATAAAAACCAATTTTCTTCTTTCCACTTATAATCTCAAGTAAAACTAcactgaaactaaaaacatcaGATTTGATTGAAAAGATTCCCTCTAACGCATACTCTAGAGACATATAGTCATTACATCACAACAATTgtataaattatgatattagcAAGAAACTTCTTTGTGCATATTATCTAAACAAAGTTAGTAGAATGAAGATTTGCCATAATACATAAATAATCAGCTACAACAATCATATTGTGTATAGGAAACATACTAAGTTCCAGCTACTCTTGTTGTGTTTGCCTCCGTTTGTTTTCCACCAACAATCCTCGCCAATCCAAAGTTAGATATTTTGGGGTTCATTTCATAGTCTAGAAGAATATTACTAGTTTTCAAATCTCTATGAATGATCCTTAATCTAGAGTCTTGGTGAAGATAAAGAAGCCCTCGAGCAATTCCCAAAATGATGTTGTAACGCATCTCCCAGTCCAAAAATGTGCTTTGCTTTTGATCTTGTGTTTTTCCATAATTCCATTTcgcatttcaaaaaataattttaacaacTAAAATAAGAACTAAAATTAACATAATATGGATAGTAGATAAAGGAAATAGGTTTAGAAGCCAACCAAATAAGAAGAAGTCTAAACTTTTGTTAGCCATGTACtcataaattaaaatcttttcattCCCTTTTATGCAATATCCATAGTCTAACAAGGTTCCGATGCTGAAGTAATACCACCTCGTTCTTAAATTCTTGTAGACCTTGACCTGAGACAAATGAAAGTCTCTTTACAGCAATTTCTTGACCACTTGGAAGCTTACCCTGTGACCAAAATTCCCAATACACAATATTACCATTAACCAAAAACTAGTTGACATGTACATTAATGACCACTAAATGTTGCTGAGATTACCTCGTAAACAGGCCCATAGCCTCCTTGTCCAAGCTTGTTTTCATCTGAGAAGTTATTAGTAGCATCTCgtatgctttccaaatcataaAAGGGTACATCTATTcctttctcatcttcttcttggAACTCACCTGAATCTATTAAGTCTTGGACATAGCTTTCACTATATAAAATGCGTTGTACTCGATTTCTTTGGTCAATTTGTCTATTTTCTGAATTCAGAAGACACTAATCTATCTTAGTTCACATGTTAATTACATGGAAGAACTTGTAACAGgtttttttatgattcaatcaaacccaaaataaaataaaataaagatcaACGTGCATAGTATGCATTTTGCAAAGTGCATACCTTGTCTCTTGGTCGTCTTCCTTCGCCATATGTAGATAATTGACATTTTCAATTATCGGCTCatcttgaaaaaataatttggttATTATGTAGAACCATGCTCCTTGtcaaattcattataaataaatttactaaGTTGTTAGTACTATTATTGTGCCTCTTTAACATTTTGTATAGACTTGGGCTTGGACTATAAACAGCAGGCAGGTTTTCTAACCTTTCTACTTCATATTCAAGACGCTTTCTAGTTTTCCTAAAGTACAACACTACGATAGTAAATTCAAGCAAATTTATGTAAAATCGACCAATTAGTACAGTACCTATATCTGAAATTGCTACACGGATGGAGATGTTATAACCACCTTCATACTCCTCTTGAAGATTAACTAACTCCTGCTTCCAAATCCAGCATGGCATTTCTGAGCCTCGATTATATGAATAAGACTTGCAGTCGCAGTGTTTAAGTCACAACTCTTTGCATTCTGTTTCGTTTTCAACCCAAGACCTTTGTTCTAGGTTTTTCCCTATCTTCATCATCTTTAAGCTCAAGAAGGTGTTGCCACAGGACACCGAATTTTTTGTGCACCCATCTGAAAAATCTCCAGAATGCCACTTCTGAGCAACATATGGCTTGAACCCTGGCAAACATTTGCATTtcaatttattgtttaaattacagCTACCAAAATTTCCACAAGCATTATACATGCTACAATTGTTGCTCGGCTCCGCATCGGACAAGCACCATGTCCCGTTTGTGTTCTGTACACAATACTCTATCTTCCCAGTAAAATTCATCACCAACCTTGCATTCTCAAAATCAGCATCATTTTGAACTTCCGTTGTTGTGAGGAAAGTGTATAAACCAACCGAGGTTTCCCAATAAATCGTCGTCCCCTCTTTGTTGGCGACTATTGCGTTCCGATTTCCGGCTGCATCTAGCATAAACGTGAAGTTCCCGCTTCCAGGGTCATCACGGCCTCTCCAAGAAGTCAAATTAAAGTTTCCATCCAACGACAGCGTCATGCCTGGAAGAAACGTATCAGCTGGATTTTCAAGGCTCTCCCATAAACTTGTCACATTACCATATTCGGATGAGTATCCGTATAGTACCAGGTTTCCAGAATCCGTGAGATTCACAATCGTGTCTGTAGTATTGCAGGATTCACCCCAATTATAACATTCCGAATTCCAATGAGCCTTCTCAGTACTCGTATCCATCACCTCGAGATTGCCATCTTTTGCAAATCTGAAAGCTCCAGCAGTAGTATTAATAAGCAGGTCATCTCGATTGGCAACCCATACAACTGTTTGCTTATCCCACTTGTACAATATTCCAACATATCTTTTGTAGCCAGAACTTCCAGCAGGACTAAAGAATCCTAATTCAAACTTTCTTCCAGGCGAAACTAGAGTTTCTTCATGGTTTTTAATCCACTCGCCATACCTCAAAGAAACTCTATCAGCACAATAAACATGAGAGGAACACAGCAGTACTGGTATGTACAAGATGAACATGGAACATAGCATGCAGTTTGCGGACCATCCCTTAATTACGGTGATTGCtcccattttcatttttcaactttctgttaccaaaatgaaaaacagCACACGCACAAGTAGAATTTTCTTTGTTGTTAGAAGCACAGCGTCGGTGTGGTTTCTGATCATCTAATTGCAGCAATTTCTGCTGTTTTGGCTTTCctggtacgaaaatgccctgATGTTCTTGCTTATTGACGCAAAGACTTCTATTTTCACTGAAAAAGGTTCCCATAAAAGTATGCAAATTGAAACACTTTTAACTGTTTGATTTGAAtcccttctttttccttttcctttaattgttttcttttgaaacCTTTTCTACTTTGCACGACAAagcaagaacaaaacaaaaatcgcTAAAGTAGTGGACCCAGTTCTTTCGATAAGGATGGTTCAAAGACAACATGATATGTCGAGtaaacaaaattattgaaaataattttgattaaggAATTCTTAATTCTCAATTCTTCAAAGGCATGGCAGCATACTTTCATGCAGGAACAGAGTAAGCAATTCGCAATTCTACAAAAGTtcgattttttattattgaaaataattttgagttttttcatCTTTTGTCCTTTTCGTCTTCCATTTTTACTATTTGATTGTTTCGACTAAttaacttttatatttctttggtTTAGATGGAATATTAGATACAGTTATAAGGCCACCGTGAAACAGAACTCGTCTTTCCCATTACAACATTTCCAAATGGCTTCATATGACtgcatttgaaattatttaCAATGGAGACATGACATGTATGCCTATTCTTTATAAGTACACAAAGGGTACTTGTGAATAGCATTCTTTTGAATCTCTTCCTGTTTAGTGTGGCAGTGAACTGTACACCTTAAATGTAAGGCTGAGCTGACTGTACCTCTTGATGCAAAATCACAAATAATGCAGTTCTAGGCTTCAAAATAATAGGATTAAATAAATGAAGGCAGTTGGTCAGAGTTAGAGAAAATCAGAAGtcaaataaattacaataaatacAAAGGAGGTTCAAATAGGAAACAATCAGACTTAGATTGGATACAATTTTATCACTTATCAGggacaataaataaaaaaagtatcaatATGACAGACAAGAAATATGCCTTAATTGTTCCTTTGAGAAGCATAGGAAGAATACTGGAAACTTCCGCAGGACTGATAAAGATAAAACAAGAATCATGAGAGCCCTTATGCTATCCACCATTATCGGCCTTCTTCAATGGTAGATGTTAATTCATTCCAGCTTTCTGGTTTAGTAGTAGAAGAAGTTGCACCAGAAAGGGATCTTCTTACAACATAGGTTGGTTGTTTAGGAGTTGGGAGAGTTGCAGTTTCACTACCAAGCATGAAAACCACATTCGACATTGTGGGACGATCACTTGGGTCTTCTTGTACACATAAAAGCCCAACGTTAACACACCTCAAAAATTCGTCTGCATTACAAGTTTCACGTATTGTTTGGTCCATTAAATCTAAAGCCTTGCCTTCTTTCCACAATTTCCATGCCTGGGAcgatttgaaattcaaattggCATTAGGTAGAGTGCAGGAAATATAACTATATGTAATTGATGCAACAtactttttgtttggtttactAATGCAACATACTTACATAACCTAAAAGACTCAAAGTATGTTCTGACTGGTGAAATCCGGTGTTCTTTTTTCCACTGATAACCTCAAGTACAACTACACCAAAGCTGAAGGCATCAGACTTCACTGAGAAAAACCCATCCAATGCGTATTCTGGAGACATGTAGCCGctgcacaacaaaaattatttatattgtcAGTGAATTAGGGGACATAGAtgggaaaactgaaaactgcCATACAAAGTCTAAATAATTATCTTTCATAATCAACCATCTGCATCAAACTTACTAAGTCCCAACCACTCTTGTCGTGGTTGCCTCAGTTTGTTTGCCTCCAAATATCCTTGCCAAGCCGAAGTCAGAAATCTTGGGGTTCATCTCCTCATCCAGAAGAACATTGCTTGTTTTCAAATCCCTATGAATGATCCTCAACCTCGAATCTTGGTGAAGATAGAGCAGCCCTCGAGCAATTCCCAAAATGATGTCAAAGCGTATCTTCCAATTTAGTAACACGCATAGAGTCCGATCTTGCATGCCATTTTCCATTTCAGGACATTTTTTAGTAACCATTCAGATCCAAATTACtgataagtaaaaataaaataaaataaaattcaggTTTAGAGTctaaccaaataaaaatgagtCTAAACTCTTATTTGGCATGTATTCATAGAGTAACATTTTTTCATCTCCTTCTATGCAATAACCCAAAAGTCTAACAAGATTCCAATGCTGAAGTTTAGCAATCAAAACAACCTCATTCTTGAATTCCTCCAAGCCTTGCCCTGAACCACTCGAGAGCCTCTTTATAGCAATTTCTTGTCCTCCTGGAAATGTACCCTGAGAGAAAACTCCCATAACCATAAGCACCATCCATCATTAATTAGAAACTAGTAAACAAACTGCTATATTGATTGAGTACTAAAAAGGTTAATACCTTGTAAACAGGCCCAAAGCCCCCTTGTCCAAGCTTTTTTGTATCTGAGAAGTAATCTGTTGCTGCTAGTATACtcttcaaattgaaaaatggtACATCTATGCCTTTTTTATCATCTTCTCTAAATTGGTCTGAATCTATCAATTCTTTGACACTTCGTTCACTGTCATACAGTCGAAATGCTGCGTTTCCCTGATTTCTTTCCCTGTTAACTGATTCTAAGAGATTAATCATAACTTCAGTCTCTTGCTAGCTAATTTTATGGAAGAAACCAAAATATTGTCATTTTGAAACAAGGGTATATGGTTGTTTTTGCACCAGTTACCTTGTCCGTTGgccacttttcttcttctcaaataATACAAGTAACAGCATGCAATAACCATCAAAGTTGCAGTAATCACTGGGATAATTGCACGTAAtaggttcttttttttgtgagacACTGCAAGCTCGTTGTGcacaaattcaaaaatgaaagaaaacaataagTAAGATGAATACTATTGGGCCATTGTCAAGATAAAATGGTTGGGTTTCCCACCTGCATTCAATCTAGGTCTGTGATAatgcatataaaaaatattcatttaaggAAAGGAATAAGTGAGTGCCTAGAACAAACTATCTAGACATCCTACTGGCAGACGGGTTTCAAATTTAAGAGGGGTTTCTTATGATTTCATAATTATCATTGACAATATCGTTTTGAGTATTTATACTCTTGGcaacattacaaaatttatCGTTCATTAACAAAGCAAAATTAAATGTACAGGGCACACTGTTATCATATGGTGCATTAACATAGGATTCTAACCTGGAATGCAACTGAAATTAGAATCGTTACACGTAAgcaagtaaaagaaaaaccccTGAATATCAGTCCTTAGCTAAATACACAAGGTCCTAACATTGTGCTTAAGCAACCATTATCACAGCTagtaaaggaagaaaataaaaaatctcagcAGGGGCAACATTAACTAAATCTTTATTTGtaataaagtaattttaatttgcaATATGCACATGATATAGAATCCTAACCTTGTGTACAACTTAACTTTAAATGGCAATGACTGGTTTAGCCGCAAATTTCCTACATCCTTGACTTGGATAAAAAACTTTGATGTATTTTGATCGATACTAGTGACTCGATATGTCCCACTGAGGGCCTTGAAGCTAACCTGGCCAGAGGTAGTGTTGCAATTGAAACTGAAGTACATAGGATCACCACAATTTGAGCTAGTGCTAAGTGGATAAGGGATCATGTTTGTGCCACAAGGCTCACAATTTTGTACAGTTGGTTCTGCAGAAATATTAAGTTTCAAATAGTGAATAAACTCAAACAAATAGGACTTGGCCTTATATACATATAATGAAATTGCCTATCATTGCAATCCATCTGTCCACAAACCGACAGCCCATCATCCCATGGGCCATGGTTGACAGTTTATCATATACAGAGAAAAAAggttaacattttatttttgttcagtAAAGATAATTGATATTTTCATTTATCGGGCTCACCTTGACAAGATTTTGGTTATTATGTAGAACCATGCTCCTTGtcaaattcattataaataaagTTACTAAGTTGTTAGTACTATTATTGTATCCAGTATCTTAAGAGAGTGGCTGTATCTTTAACATTTTGTATAGACTTTGGCTTGGACTATAAACAGCTGGCAAGATTTCTAAACTTTCTACTTCATATTCAAGACGCTCTCTAAATTTCCTGAAGTAAAATACTACGTTAGTAAATCTAAGCAATTTATGTAAAATCGACCAGTTAGTACATTACCTATATCCGAAATTGCTACACGGATGGAGAGGTTATAACCTTCAACATACTCCTCTTGAAGATTAAATAGCTCCTGCGTCCAAATCCAGCATGCCATTTCTGAGTCTTGATTATAACTATAAGACTCGCAGTCGCAGTTTTTAAGGCACAACTCTTTGCATTCTGTTTCGTTTCCGACCTGGTGAATTTGTTCTGGTCTTCCGCCTATATTCATCATCTTTAAGTTCAAGAAGGTATTGCCACAGGACGTCGAATTTCTGGTGCACCCATCCGAAAAATCTCCAGAATACCACTTCTGAGGGACATGAGGCACGAACCCTGGCAAACATTTGCATGgcaatttattattgtttaaattacagCTACCAAATTTTCCACAAAAATCGTAAACACTACAATTGTCACTCGGATGCACATCAAACAACGACCAAGTCCCGTTTGTGCTCTGTTCCCAATACTCTATCTTCCCACTAAAATTCATCACCAACCTTGCATTCTCAAAATCATAACTATTTTGACCTTTTGTTGTTGTGACGATAGAGTAATACCCACCATTCTCCAAGGTTTTCCAGTAAATATTCCCCCCTTTGTTGATGATTTGTGTGTTCGAATTTCCTGCTGTATCTAGCATAAACGTGAAGTTCCCAGTTCCAGGGTCATCACGGTCTCTCCAAGAAGTTAAGTTCATGTATCGATTCATAGTCATGTTTGGGAGAAATGTATCAGTTGGATTATTAAAGCTCTCCCATAGACTTGTCTCATTATCGAATAGCACCAGGTTTCCAGAATCCGTGAGATTCAGAATCCAGTCTGTAGTTGTACACGGATCACACCAATAATAACTATCACGTCCAGAAGACCAATGAACCTTCCCACTACTCATATCTAATACCGTGAGGTAGCCATCTGTTGTAAATCCGAAAGCTCCAGTGGTAGTATTGATAAGCGGGCTATCTCGATTGGCAACCCATACAACTATTTGCTTATCCGAAGTGTACCATATTCCAACATACCTTTTGTCTCTAGAACTTCCAGTTGGACCAAAGAATCCTAATTCAAACTTTCTTCCAGGCGAAACCAGAGTTTCTTCATAGTCTCTAATCCACTCACCATGCCTCAAAGAAACTCTATCAGCGCAATAAACATGG of Quercus lobata isolate SW786 chromosome 8, ValleyOak3.0 Primary Assembly, whole genome shotgun sequence contains these proteins:
- the LOC115955222 gene encoding G-type lectin S-receptor-like serine/threonine-protein kinase At4g03230 isoform X2: MSIIYIWRRKTTKRQENRQIDQRNRVQRILYSESYVQDLIDSGEFQEEDEKGIDVPFYDLESIRDATNNFSDENKLGQGGYGPVYEGKLPSGQEIAVKRLSFVSGQGLQEFKNEVVLLQHRNLVRLWILHKRE
- the LOC115955222 gene encoding G-type lectin S-receptor-like serine/threonine-protein kinase At4g03230 isoform X1, whose translation is MPCWIWKQELVNLQEEYEGGYNISIRVAISDIENRQIDQRNRVQRILYSESYVQDLIDSGEFQEEDEKGIDVPFYDLESIRDATNNFSDENKLGQGGYGPVYEGKLPSGQEIAVKRLSFVSGQGLQEFKNEVVLLQHRNLVRLWILHKRE
- the LOC115955221 gene encoding G-type lectin S-receptor-like serine/threonine-protein kinase At4g03230 isoform X1, with translation MVIACCYLYYLRRRKVANGQESVNRERNQGNAAFRLYDSERSVKELIDSDQFREDDKKGIDVPFFNLKSILAATDYFSDTKKLGQGGFGPVYKGTFPGGQEIAIKRLSSGSGQGLEEFKNEVVLIAKLQHWNLVRLLGYCIEGDEKMLLYEYMPNKSLDSFLFDRTLCVLLNWKIRFDIILGIARGLLYLHQDSRLRIIHRDLKTSNVLLDEEMNPKISDFGLARIFGGKQTEATTTRVVGTYGYMSPEYALDGFFSVKSDAFSFGVVVLEVISGKKNTGFHQSEHTLSLLGYAWKLWKEGKALDLMDQTIRETCNADEFLRCVNVGLLCVQEDPSDRPTMSNVVFMLGSETATLPTPKQPTYVVRRSLSGATSSTTKPESWNELTSTIEEGR
- the LOC115955221 gene encoding G-type lectin S-receptor-like serine/threonine-protein kinase At4g03230 isoform X2; the encoded protein is MVIACCYLYYLRRRKVANGQVNRERNQGNAAFRLYDSERSVKELIDSDQFREDDKKGIDVPFFNLKSILAATDYFSDTKKLGQGGFGPVYKGTFPGGQEIAIKRLSSGSGQGLEEFKNEVVLIAKLQHWNLVRLLGYCIEGDEKMLLYEYMPNKSLDSFLFDRTLCVLLNWKIRFDIILGIARGLLYLHQDSRLRIIHRDLKTSNVLLDEEMNPKISDFGLARIFGGKQTEATTTRVVGTYGYMSPEYALDGFFSVKSDAFSFGVVVLEVISGKKNTGFHQSEHTLSLLGYAWKLWKEGKALDLMDQTIRETCNADEFLRCVNVGLLCVQEDPSDRPTMSNVVFMLGSETATLPTPKQPTYVVRRSLSGATSSTTKPESWNELTSTIEEGR
- the LOC115956797 gene encoding G-type lectin S-receptor-like serine/threonine-protein kinase At4g03230, whose amino-acid sequence is MGAITVIKGWSANCMLCSMFILYIPVLLCSFHVYCADRVSLRHGEWIRDYEETLVSPGRKFELGFFGPTGSSRDKRYVGIWYTSDKQIVVWVANRDSPLINTTTGAFGFTTDGYLTVLDMSSGKVHWSSGRDSYYWCDPCTTTDWILNLTDSGNLVLFDNETSLWESFNNPTDTFLPNMTMNRYMNLTSWRDRDDPGTGNFTFMLDTAGNSNTQIINKGGNIYWKTLENGFVPHVPQKWYSGDFSDGCTRNSTSCGNTFLNLKMMNIGGRPEQIHQVGNETECKELCLKNCDCESYSYNQDSEMACWIWTQELFNLQEEYVEGYNLSIRVAISDIEPTVQNCEPCGTNMIPYPLSTSSNCGDPMYFSFNCNTTSGQVSFKALSGTYRVTSIDQNTSKFFIQVKDVGNLRLNQSLPFKVKLYTSCIPG